One segment of Onychomys torridus chromosome 3, mOncTor1.1, whole genome shotgun sequence DNA contains the following:
- the LOC118579885 gene encoding C-type lectin domain family 2 member E-like, giving the protein MKAAKVEEVSISMLETCLTKPDCLQEVEKGKKLQEKCLRLISPESPAKLYCCCAVIMVLTAAVVTLSVAFSVRAREPDLEMCSPGSYYATCPRNWIGFGSKCFYFSEDMRNWTFSQTSCMEQEAHLALFDSLEELNFLKRYKGASDHWIGLHRESPEHPWRWTDNTKYNNLILTQGGGECAYLNERGIRSASSYIHKKWICSKSNRYTSQCPEILDPG; this is encoded by the exons ATGAAGGCTGCAAAGGTTGAAGAGGTTTCCATCAGCATGCTAGAGACATGCCTCACTAAACCAGACTGCCTACAAGAGGTAGAAAAAG GTAAAAAGCTCCAAGAAAAATGTCTCAGGCTCATCTCCCCTGAGTCTCCTGCTAAGCTCTACTGCTGCTGTGCAGTGATCATGGTCCTCACTGCAGCTGTAGTTACACTTTCTGTTGCTTTTTCAG ttagggcgaga GAACCAGACTTGGaaatgtgt AGCCCTGGATCTTACTATGCCACCTGCCCAAGAAACTGGATTGGATTTGgaagtaaatgtttttatttttctgaagacaTGAGAAACTGGACATTCAGCCAGACCTCCTGCATGGAACAAGAGGCCCATCTAGCTCTATTTGACAGCCTGGAGGAGCTG AATTTCCTGAAGAGATATAAGGGCGCTTCTGACCACTGGATCGGCCTGCACAGAGAGTCACCAGAGCACCCTTGGAGGTGGACAGACAATACCAAATATAACaactt gaTTCTCacccaaggaggaggagaatgtgcCTACCTGAATGAAAGAGGGATCAGGAGTGCAAGCAGCTACATACATAAGAAGTGGATTTGTAGCAAGTCCAACAGATACACTTCACAGTGCCCAGAAATTTTGGACCCAGGCTAG